A stretch of DNA from Carettochelys insculpta isolate YL-2023 chromosome 18, ASM3395843v1, whole genome shotgun sequence:
tttaaactatGAAGTGGTCAGTGTATTTTCAGAAGTTAGCCTTTGGAATAGTCTTACCTTCTGAGAATTAACTTTAAAGAAAGGAGTTGCATTGCTGGTTTTTACCTTGCGGGTATAATTAGCTTGAAACTACATTTTCTGTTCTTTTAGAAAATGGTAATTCAAGAAGCGAtgaactcaaaagaaaatgtgaagcacTTGAAGCTCAGCTGAAAGTCAAAGAGGCTGAAAATAATGAATtattaaaggaactggaacaaAAAACTGCAATGATAATGGTGCTGGAAAACACcatcaaagaaagagaaaagaagtaTTTAGAAGAGTTAAAAATGAAAAGCCATAAGCTAAATATGCTGTCAAGTGAACTGGAGCAGCGAGCAAGCACTATTGCATATCTAACATCACAACTGCATGCTACCAAGAAAAAGCTTATGAGTTCAAGTGGGACTTCTGATGCGACCCCATCTGGAAGTCCAGTGCTGTCCAACTACAAGCCAGCCCCTCCCAAAGATAAGCTACCTGAGACTCCACGACGCAGAATGAAAAAGAGTCTATCAACACCACTAAACCCAGAGTTTGAAGAGGCCTATAGATTAGGATCGGATAGCCGAAAGCTGCTGTTGCGAGAGCCTGTTGATGCTATGCCTGATCCCACTCCATTTTTACTGGCCAGGGAAACTGCAGAGATCCACCTTATCAAAGAAAGGCCATTAGTTATTCCACCCATTGCTTCCGAACGCACATCAGGTGAATCTCACAGTCCAGCAAAAGAGAAGCCACACAAGGCACATATTGGTGTGGCTCATCGAATTCACCATGTAACAACATCCCAGCCTCCACCAGAGGTTGAAACATTAGCAGTGGATCAGGTGAATGCAAGTAAAGTGGTCCGAAAGCATTCAGAGACAGACAGAACTGTTTAAGTGAAAATGTGATGCTCTATTATTCTGTTGCTTTTTATGCACTGTGATCAAATAGGATAAATTTCATCTGCAGTAAAGTTTCTTTTAATGCTCTATGCATGCCAAATTTTTTCCAGATCTGTCATTAATAGATTATCCTACTTCAATGCAACACAAATGAGATTCTCTGTCCATATTGCAAAGTATATAATTACTAAAAGCTGTGGCCAAACCTAGGTGTACCTGACTGCTTGCTTCTAAGTACTACTCAATTTACTATAACTGCATATGTGGACAAAAGCACACGCTACAGTCTACATTATTAATTAACATTAATGAAAAAAGATACTAATTATAAAGCTCCAGCAAAATGTATTCGCTGTTCATGCTTAAAATGTCAATGTTCCTTTGACGTCTTGATGGTGTGTATGTAGCACTTCATACACAGACTCTCCTGTTCACGACAAAGCCCTTCTCATGGCAGCATTGAAAATAATGAAGATGTACATGTGTTAAAATAATCTCATATGAGAGAAATTTTCAGGTGGTCCTCATCAAACTGAGTTCATATTTTTTGTTACATTTCTTGCCATTTTTACAAAATTCCCaacaaactttattttattattcCTGTATTTTGATTGGGTCCTTTTCTTAATTCTTTTTAACAGTATCAAATGGTCATAACTATATAACTGACTGGATGGGTGTGCAGGCAGGAAAGCGCTGATTGAAAAACTATTGTGTGTCTTCCTGGCGTGTACAAATACTGTCCTAATGGAAAGCAGGCTCCTGTTTTGGTGTTTAAGAATTAAATGGTTTATATTAATCTTACACTAATTAATACTTTGCACTATGTTGCCTTTTAAACAAGGCTCTTGAAGCGCCTTACTAAGGTGTACAAACAATACACTGCACAAGGGGTGCACTATTGAA
This window harbors:
- the CCDC92 gene encoding coiled-coil domain-containing protein 92, yielding MAASNLENQLHSAQKNLLFLQREHANTLKGLHAEIRRLQQHCTDLTYELTLKSSDLAENGNSRSDELKRKCEALEAQLKVKEAENNELLKELEQKTAMIMVLENTIKEREKKYLEELKMKSHKLNMLSSELEQRASTIAYLTSQLHATKKKLMSSSGTSDATPSGSPVLSNYKPAPPKDKLPETPRRRMKKSLSTPLNPEFEEAYRLGSDSRKLLLREPVDAMPDPTPFLLARETAEIHLIKERPLVIPPIASERTSGESHSPAKEKPHKAHIGVAHRIHHVTTSQPPPEVETLAVDQVNASKVVRKHSETDRTV